A genome region from Chengkuizengella sp. SCS-71B includes the following:
- a CDS encoding lysophospholipid acyltransferase family protein: MLYKTIRMILRLLYILIYRLKVEGKYNIPQQGGVMLCSNHVNLLDPTIVGIPLNREVHFMAKEELFKIPVLGKLIAKLGAFPVKRGGVSRDSIRNAIKILNEGKVFGIFPEGTRRKSLGVGKKGAASFALRSNAIVIPVAIIGNYTPFRKMKVIYGKPVDLSEFKEDSSTDRLEKATDKIMSNIENLLKSNSN, encoded by the coding sequence ATGTTATACAAAACGATTAGAATGATATTAAGATTGTTGTATATTCTAATATATCGATTAAAAGTAGAAGGTAAATATAATATCCCTCAACAAGGTGGAGTCATGCTTTGTTCTAACCATGTAAATTTATTAGATCCTACCATTGTAGGAATCCCACTAAATAGAGAAGTACATTTTATGGCAAAAGAAGAGTTGTTTAAAATTCCTGTGTTAGGGAAATTAATTGCTAAATTAGGAGCTTTTCCAGTAAAACGGGGTGGGGTCAGTAGAGATTCCATAAGAAACGCAATTAAAATTTTAAACGAAGGAAAAGTTTTTGGGATTTTTCCTGAAGGTACTAGAAGGAAATCATTAGGTGTGGGAAAAAAAGGAGCAGCCAGTTTTGCACTTCGTTCCAATGCAATAGTTATACCTGTTGCAATAATTGGAAATTACACCCCATTTCGAAAAATGAAAGTGATTTACGGAAAACCAGTTGATTTAAGTGAGTTTAAGGAAGATTCCTCAACTGATCGCCTAGAGAAAGCGACTGATAAAATCATGTCAAATATTGAAAATTTATTAAAAAGTAATTCAAACTAA
- a CDS encoding stage VI sporulation protein F, which produces MSKSNKGNDLSKDVLDVVKKKTGKKVSRKDIEKIASGVKPSTLQSEKELRELILNVSKMVKVPVAESTVNEIIKAVKGSGFNTGQLENMMQGMMKKKK; this is translated from the coding sequence ATGAGTAAAAGTAATAAAGGTAATGATCTTTCTAAAGATGTTTTAGATGTTGTTAAGAAAAAAACGGGTAAAAAAGTATCTAGAAAAGATATTGAAAAAATAGCTAGTGGAGTCAAACCTTCAACCTTACAAAGTGAAAAAGAATTGCGTGAATTAATTCTAAACGTTTCAAAAATGGTAAAAGTACCAGTCGCTGAATCCACAGTAAATGAAATTATAAAAGCTGTAAAAGGTAGTGGGTTTAATACAGGTCAATTAGAAAATATGATGCAAGGTATGATGAAAAAAAAGAAATAA
- the rpsA gene encoding 30S ribosomal protein S1 has protein sequence MTEETNVVQEQEASETVTQEEMSNVNVIQQGDIVKGKVVKVEDNQVIVDIGYKYDGIVPLRELSSVHLENAAEGAEVDQEIECKVISINDENEKLILSKKAIASEKAWGELQSLFESQQVFEANVADVVKGGLVVDLGVRAFVPASMVERHFVEDFSDYKGRTLRVKVKELDQENNKVILSQRDVLDEEFDAKKKEVLSQIEVGQEIEGTVQRLTPFGAFIDLGGVDGLVHISELSWSHVEQPSDVVNEGDKVKVKVLKIDAEKEKISLSLKAVQPGPWESVEEKFNTGDVVKGEVKRIAAFGAFVEILPSVEGLVHISQISHNHIGTPHEVLKEGQEVDVKILEINPKEKRISLSIKETIDAPEAPEKPEKSNRDGEKNLGEYVENKGLNLTLGERFGDKLSKLK, from the coding sequence ATGACAGAAGAAACAAATGTAGTTCAAGAGCAAGAAGCTTCAGAGACAGTAACACAAGAGGAAATGTCGAATGTAAATGTTATTCAACAAGGGGACATTGTTAAAGGTAAAGTCGTTAAGGTTGAAGATAATCAAGTCATAGTAGATATTGGTTATAAATATGATGGTATTGTTCCACTTCGTGAACTATCCTCCGTTCATTTAGAAAATGCAGCTGAAGGAGCAGAAGTGGATCAAGAAATTGAATGTAAAGTTATAAGTATAAATGATGAAAATGAAAAATTAATTTTGTCTAAAAAAGCAATTGCTAGTGAAAAAGCATGGGGTGAACTTCAATCTTTATTTGAAAGCCAACAAGTTTTTGAAGCAAATGTAGCTGATGTTGTAAAGGGTGGATTAGTTGTTGATTTAGGTGTTCGTGCTTTTGTACCTGCATCTATGGTAGAAAGACATTTTGTTGAAGATTTTTCAGATTACAAAGGGCGCACTTTAAGAGTGAAGGTAAAAGAATTAGACCAAGAAAATAATAAAGTGATTCTTTCTCAACGTGATGTTTTAGATGAAGAATTTGATGCTAAGAAAAAAGAAGTGCTTTCTCAAATAGAGGTTGGACAAGAAATTGAAGGAACTGTTCAGCGTCTTACTCCATTCGGAGCTTTCATTGATCTTGGTGGTGTTGATGGATTAGTACACATTTCAGAATTATCATGGTCACATGTTGAACAACCATCTGATGTTGTCAATGAAGGTGATAAAGTGAAAGTAAAGGTATTGAAAATTGATGCTGAGAAAGAAAAAATAAGCTTAAGTTTAAAGGCAGTTCAACCTGGTCCTTGGGAGAGTGTTGAAGAGAAATTTAATACAGGAGATGTCGTTAAAGGTGAAGTGAAGCGTATTGCTGCATTTGGAGCTTTTGTAGAGATTTTACCAAGTGTAGAAGGGTTGGTTCATATCTCACAAATTTCTCATAATCATATAGGAACACCGCATGAAGTTCTGAAAGAAGGACAAGAAGTTGATGTGAAAATTTTAGAAATCAATCCAAAAGAAAAAAGAATTTCTTTAAGTATTAAGGAAACAATCGATGCACCTGAAGCTCCAGAAAAGCCAGAAAAAAGCAACAGAGATGGAGAAAAGAACTTAGGAGAGTATGTGGAGAATAAGGGATTGAATTTAACTTTAGGTGAACGTTTTGGAGATAAATTAAGTAAATTGAAATAA
- the ypeB gene encoding germination protein YpeB: MYRRLSAVAFPILIIALVGTALWGYQEHQEKNSILIKSENQYQRAFHNLSFELDQLHTELGNTLAVNSSSRNFHRKCLVNVWRITSEAQSDINQLPLTLLPFDKTEELLANLASFSYSAAIRDLSDDPLSEKEMENLKSLYERTGEISNELRSIQSNVLRDNLRWMDVEVAIASEQEPLDNGIIDGFKTVDKKVTEYSEIDWGPSNTQMFHNRDYNQLGGSSISPEEAKEIAGNILNMKQTEQMKVYENGKGTEYHTYNIQINNSNENSIEMDITAKGGHVVWFMNSRPVNGKKLDVNQAKEKALEALEQMGFKKMKAVSFDQYENVVSFAFVTKMDDIIIYPQKISVKVALDNGEVVGMQTTDYIFANHERSIEPPKLTIEEAKKTLNQNFKVESTDKALILNDMNEEILCYEFLGEINSQLYRIYINASTGMEEKIEQV, encoded by the coding sequence ATGTATAGACGTTTAAGCGCAGTTGCGTTTCCGATCCTTATCATTGCTTTAGTAGGTACTGCATTGTGGGGGTATCAAGAACATCAAGAAAAAAACTCAATATTGATAAAGTCTGAAAATCAATATCAACGTGCTTTTCATAATTTATCATTTGAACTAGATCAACTACATACCGAATTAGGGAATACTTTGGCTGTAAATTCATCATCTCGTAATTTCCATAGAAAATGCTTGGTTAATGTCTGGAGAATAACGAGTGAAGCTCAAAGTGATATTAATCAATTACCGTTAACATTACTGCCTTTTGATAAAACGGAGGAATTGCTGGCTAATTTAGCTAGTTTCTCATATTCAGCTGCAATAAGAGATTTATCTGACGATCCCTTGTCAGAAAAAGAAATGGAAAATTTGAAATCATTGTACGAGAGAACAGGTGAGATTTCAAATGAATTAAGATCCATCCAATCTAATGTATTGAGGGATAATCTTCGTTGGATGGACGTAGAGGTCGCTATTGCTTCTGAACAAGAGCCATTGGATAATGGCATCATAGATGGGTTTAAAACAGTGGATAAAAAAGTCACAGAATATTCTGAGATTGATTGGGGACCTTCTAATACTCAAATGTTTCATAATAGAGACTATAATCAATTAGGAGGAAGTTCCATTTCTCCTGAAGAAGCTAAAGAAATTGCTGGAAATATATTAAATATGAAACAAACAGAACAAATGAAGGTTTACGAAAACGGAAAAGGGACTGAATACCATACTTATAATATCCAGATTAATAATTCTAATGAGAACTCTATAGAGATGGATATAACAGCTAAAGGTGGCCACGTCGTATGGTTTATGAACTCCCGCCCTGTGAATGGAAAGAAGCTTGATGTTAATCAAGCAAAAGAAAAGGCATTAGAAGCGCTTGAACAAATGGGTTTTAAAAAAATGAAGGCGGTTAGTTTTGATCAATATGAAAATGTTGTAAGTTTCGCTTTTGTAACGAAAATGGATGATATTATTATTTACCCTCAGAAAATTTCAGTTAAAGTAGCATTGGATAATGGTGAAGTGGTGGGAATGCAAACTACAGACTATATTTTTGCAAATCATGAACGGAGTATAGAACCTCCTAAGCTAACTATTGAAGAAGCGAAAAAAACACTAAATCAAAACTTTAAGGTGGAAAGTACCGACAAAGCTTTAATCTTAAATGATATGAATGAGGAAATTTTATGTTATGAATTTTTAGGAGAAATCAACAGCCAGCTTTATAGAATTTATATTAATGCAAGTACAGGAATGGAAGAGAAAATCGAACAAGTGTAA
- a CDS encoding DUF2768 family protein translates to MDSMDKMWLSFYAIGFMILASVLITFARAKTKGIIRFIISFIAVIILIFSFFIGLISII, encoded by the coding sequence ATGGATTCAATGGATAAAATGTGGTTATCATTCTATGCAATAGGTTTTATGATTTTGGCCTCTGTTTTAATTACATTTGCACGAGCAAAAACAAAAGGAATTATTCGATTTATAATTTCATTCATTGCTGTTATTATTTTGATTTTTTCTTTCTTCATAGGATTGATTTCGATTATATAA
- the cmk gene encoding (d)CMP kinase, translating to MFQQRHKINVAIDGPAGAGKSTIARLVSKELGYVYIDTGAMYRAVTLKAMENQIPPNDELKIVELTKQLDIELIPRESGQMVIVNGIDVTESIRTNEINQQVSKFAGISKLREILVEKQKQLASSKGVVMDGRDIATHVLPDAEVKIFLTASVEERALRRYNEMLEKSPELTITLEQLKNDISVRDQMDLERTASPLKMAEDAIKVDSTNMTILEVVQTIKELCIKKMGGDNHVIQND from the coding sequence TTGTTCCAACAGCGCCATAAAATTAATGTCGCTATTGATGGTCCTGCGGGGGCTGGAAAAAGTACTATTGCACGCTTAGTGTCCAAAGAATTAGGGTATGTATATATTGATACAGGTGCAATGTATAGAGCTGTAACCTTAAAGGCGATGGAAAATCAAATTCCTCCAAATGATGAACTGAAAATTGTTGAATTAACCAAACAGTTGGATATTGAATTGATTCCTAGAGAAAGCGGTCAAATGGTGATTGTAAATGGAATTGATGTAACGGAATCAATTCGAACTAATGAAATAAACCAACAGGTCTCTAAGTTTGCTGGGATCAGCAAATTAAGAGAAATACTTGTGGAAAAGCAAAAACAACTGGCTTCATCAAAAGGTGTGGTTATGGACGGGAGAGATATAGCTACTCATGTGCTTCCAGATGCAGAAGTGAAGATTTTTTTAACAGCTAGCGTTGAGGAAAGGGCTTTAAGGAGATATAATGAGATGCTTGAGAAATCACCAGAGTTAACAATCACTTTGGAACAGCTTAAAAATGATATTTCCGTACGAGATCAAATGGATTTAGAAAGAACAGCTTCACCATTAAAAATGGCTGAGGATGCGATTAAAGTTGATAGTACAAACATGACTATTTTAGAGGTTGTGCAAACCATTAAAGAATTATGCATTAAAAAAATGGGTGGGGATAATCATGTTATACAAAACGATTAG
- the der gene encoding ribosome biogenesis GTPase Der, translated as MAKPIVAIVGRPNVGKSTIFNRIVGERVAIVEDKPGITRDRIFANGEWLDKQFSIIDTGGIEISEDEITQSIKAQAELAIEEADVIIFMVDVKSGITPSDTEVANMLFRSKKPVVLAVNKVDNLERENEIYEFYSLGFGDPFPISGSHGLGIGDLLDKVVDSFPDQDENDYDEDVIKVSLIGRPNVGKSSMVNAILGEKRVIVSNQAGTTRDAIDTPFEKDGQKYVFIDTAGMRKRGKVYETTEKYSVMRAMRAIERSDVVLIVINAEEGIIEQDKHIAGYADEAGKAAIFLVNKWDAVEKSDKTLQEFTTKIREQFQFMSYAPILFVSAKTQQRLHKLMPMVDFVADQHALRIPTHALNDVISDAVAMNQPPIDKGKRLRINYATQVSIKPPKFVLFVNDPALMHFSYKRYIENRIRASFNFEGTPIQIFLRRKSQDE; from the coding sequence TTGGCTAAACCAATTGTAGCGATTGTAGGCAGACCAAATGTTGGTAAGTCAACTATATTTAACCGCATTGTGGGTGAAAGAGTTGCCATTGTTGAAGATAAACCAGGAATTACAAGAGATCGAATTTTTGCTAATGGTGAATGGTTGGATAAACAATTCAGTATTATAGATACTGGAGGAATTGAAATCAGTGAAGATGAAATCACACAATCCATCAAAGCTCAAGCAGAGCTGGCTATCGAAGAGGCAGATGTAATTATATTTATGGTTGATGTGAAATCAGGGATCACGCCTTCTGACACAGAGGTTGCGAACATGTTATTTCGCTCAAAAAAACCTGTTGTTTTAGCAGTCAATAAGGTTGATAATTTAGAACGTGAAAATGAAATTTATGAATTTTATTCACTTGGCTTTGGAGATCCCTTTCCTATTTCAGGTTCACACGGATTAGGAATAGGAGATTTATTAGATAAAGTGGTTGATTCCTTTCCAGATCAAGATGAGAACGACTATGATGAGGATGTTATTAAAGTTTCTTTAATTGGTAGACCTAATGTTGGTAAATCCTCCATGGTGAATGCAATTCTAGGAGAAAAGAGAGTCATTGTAAGCAACCAAGCTGGAACAACACGTGACGCCATAGATACTCCATTTGAAAAGGATGGACAAAAATATGTGTTTATTGACACGGCAGGGATGCGTAAAAGAGGAAAAGTTTACGAAACAACAGAAAAATATAGTGTAATGAGAGCAATGAGAGCAATTGAACGTTCTGATGTTGTATTAATTGTTATTAATGCAGAGGAAGGAATTATTGAACAGGACAAACATATTGCTGGTTATGCAGATGAAGCTGGGAAAGCTGCTATTTTTCTAGTGAATAAATGGGATGCTGTTGAAAAATCAGACAAGACTCTGCAGGAATTCACTACTAAAATTCGTGAACAGTTCCAATTTATGAGTTATGCTCCGATTCTTTTTGTGTCAGCGAAGACTCAGCAAAGGTTACACAAATTAATGCCTATGGTTGATTTTGTGGCTGATCAGCATGCATTAAGGATTCCTACGCATGCTTTAAACGATGTAATTTCTGATGCTGTGGCGATGAATCAACCTCCTATAGATAAAGGGAAGAGATTAAGAATTAATTATGCTACACAGGTTTCTATTAAACCGCCAAAATTTGTTTTATTTGTGAATGATCCTGCGTTAATGCATTTTTCTTATAAAAGATATATTGAAAACAGAATTCGTGCTTCATTTAATTTCGAAGGTACTCCAATCCAAATATTTCTACGAAGGAAATCTCAAGATGAATAA
- a CDS encoding NAD(P)H-dependent glycerol-3-phosphate dehydrogenase has product MSKKVTVFVAGSWGTALASVLADNGLEVMIWSRNEKQVEEINTQHTNSKYLPKISLSNRIKATTLIEEAMNGTTAVIIVAPSSGMREVASKIKPYIHEDHLIVHATKGFEAKSLKRMSQVISEEFTNVDEKNIAVLSGPSHAEEVINKSPTTVVISAVNLNAAEKVQDLFINSYFRVYTNPDIIGVEIGAALKNIIALGGGLSDGLSFGDNAKAALITRGLAEIARLGVAMGANPLTFIGLAGIGDLVVTCTSQHSRNWRAGYLLAQGNTLDETLEKMGMVVEGIKTTQAAYELSKIYDITMPITSELYEVLFNKKEPKFAVEDLMGRVKTHEMEDIAIPSSKKWVE; this is encoded by the coding sequence ATGTCAAAAAAAGTAACAGTATTCGTAGCTGGAAGTTGGGGAACAGCACTAGCCTCAGTTTTAGCTGATAATGGACTTGAGGTTATGATTTGGTCTCGAAATGAAAAACAAGTGGAGGAAATTAATACTCAACACACGAATAGCAAGTACCTTCCTAAAATTTCTCTTTCTAATCGAATCAAAGCAACTACATTAATAGAGGAAGCTATGAATGGAACGACTGCTGTTATCATAGTAGCACCGTCTTCAGGCATGAGGGAGGTGGCTTCTAAGATCAAACCTTACATTCATGAAGACCATCTCATAGTTCACGCTACAAAAGGGTTTGAAGCAAAATCTTTAAAACGAATGTCACAGGTTATCTCTGAAGAGTTTACAAATGTAGATGAGAAAAATATAGCAGTACTTTCAGGTCCAAGTCATGCAGAAGAAGTGATTAATAAATCTCCTACAACAGTTGTTATTTCAGCCGTTAATTTGAACGCTGCAGAAAAGGTTCAAGATTTATTTATTAACTCTTATTTTAGAGTATATACGAATCCAGACATTATTGGTGTTGAAATAGGAGCAGCCCTAAAAAACATTATTGCTTTAGGTGGTGGATTGTCTGACGGTTTATCGTTTGGTGATAATGCAAAAGCCGCTTTAATTACTCGTGGTTTAGCTGAAATAGCGAGATTAGGAGTTGCTATGGGAGCAAATCCACTAACTTTTATTGGTTTAGCTGGTATTGGTGATTTAGTTGTAACCTGTACAAGTCAACATAGCAGAAATTGGCGTGCAGGATATCTACTTGCTCAAGGAAATACACTAGATGAAACGTTGGAAAAAATGGGTATGGTAGTTGAAGGTATTAAAACTACGCAGGCTGCTTATGAGTTATCTAAAATATATGATATCACAATGCCAATTACCTCCGAATTGTATGAAGTATTATTTAATAAAAAAGAGCCCAAATTTGCAGTTGAAGATTTAATGGGACGTGTTAAAACCCATGAAATGGAGGATATTGCAATACCATCGTCAAAAAAATGGGTGGAATAG
- a CDS encoding genetic competence negative regulator codes for MKMERLSTDKIRIFLTFEDLTERGIQKEDMWREIPKVRELFNDMMEQAYSELGFEASGPLAVEVITHPAQGMVVIVTKGILEQENDFPEYDEEELLYEMEVTLEESHLISYTFQDFEHVITVSKLLKKFLSEEEGILFSYEDQWILQIDSEKFDDDLFHTLIALLSEYGEATSLTQSILEEYGKVIISENAINVIDEHF; via the coding sequence ATGAAGATGGAACGATTAAGTACTGACAAAATTCGTATATTTTTAACTTTTGAAGACCTAACTGAACGTGGTATTCAAAAAGAAGATATGTGGAGGGAGATCCCCAAAGTCCGCGAGCTTTTTAATGATATGATGGAGCAAGCCTATTCTGAATTGGGATTCGAAGCATCTGGACCATTAGCCGTGGAGGTAATCACTCACCCTGCACAAGGAATGGTAGTCATAGTTACTAAAGGTATATTAGAGCAAGAAAATGATTTTCCTGAGTATGATGAGGAAGAATTATTATATGAAATGGAAGTTACTTTGGAAGAATCTCATCTGATTTCGTATACATTCCAAGACTTTGAGCATGTTATAACCGTATCCAAATTATTAAAGAAATTTTTATCTGAAGAGGAAGGTATATTATTTTCTTATGAAGATCAATGGATTTTACAAATAGATTCAGAGAAATTTGATGACGATTTGTTTCACACACTTATCGCTCTATTGTCAGAGTATGGTGAGGCCACCTCGCTTACTCAGTCTATTTTGGAAGAATATGGTAAAGTTATTATATCTGAAAATGCAATAAATGTTATTGATGAGCACTTTTAA
- the plsY gene encoding glycerol-3-phosphate 1-O-acyltransferase PlsY produces MYYILPILISYLLGSVSFSTLTAKWIKGIDIRKHGSGNAGATNTLRVLGLWPAIGVLVLDICKGIFAVLIGSWFAPDQIIIPTLCGLLVIIGHNWPVFFSFKGGKGIATTIGVAITLAPIPTIYAGLIAIVFLLLTRYVSLGSLLFTLFLPLSIFIFSQSNEVFYLSIFIWIFAWYRHRSNIVRLLQGQEGKVGQKG; encoded by the coding sequence GTGTATTACATATTACCCATATTAATAAGCTATTTATTGGGTTCAGTTTCTTTTAGCACCTTGACTGCAAAATGGATTAAAGGAATCGATATACGTAAACATGGTAGTGGAAATGCAGGGGCGACAAATACGTTGAGAGTTCTAGGACTTTGGCCTGCCATTGGTGTACTTGTTTTAGATATATGCAAAGGTATTTTTGCAGTATTGATTGGAAGTTGGTTTGCACCTGACCAAATAATAATTCCAACTTTATGTGGGTTGTTAGTTATAATAGGTCATAATTGGCCTGTGTTTTTTAGTTTTAAAGGTGGGAAAGGAATTGCTACAACAATAGGAGTTGCCATTACCTTAGCACCTATACCAACTATATATGCTGGTCTTATAGCAATAGTGTTCTTACTACTAACTCGTTATGTTTCACTTGGTTCATTACTTTTTACATTATTTTTGCCATTATCAATTTTTATTTTTAGTCAATCAAATGAAGTTTTTTATTTAAGTATTTTTATTTGGATTTTTGCATGGTATCGACATAGGTCAAACATAGTTAGACTGTTACAAGGTCAAGAAGGAAAAGTGGGTCAAAAAGGGTGA
- the prsW gene encoding glutamic-type intramembrane protease PrsW has product MQILTILCIAIAPSLALLTYFYLKESHSSEPIRMVMKLFLFGILLVFPTMVIQRGLVLGFGENDFLFSFIISGGIEEFLKLFLLYYTIFNHHVFDSPYDGIVYGVSISLGFATLENIIYAFSYSASFTTLLLRGLLPISGHAIFGVIMGFYISKAKFLSQKKYLCLALALPVLWHGSFDYIMLAFQTNLLMILIVFMVFLWIKGLRKVKQANHYSTSFNMTAEKKFEV; this is encoded by the coding sequence ATGCAAATCTTAACTATATTATGTATTGCAATAGCTCCAAGTTTAGCGCTGCTGACTTATTTTTATTTAAAAGAGAGTCACTCTTCAGAACCAATACGTATGGTTATGAAATTATTTTTATTTGGTATACTTCTCGTATTTCCTACTATGGTTATTCAGCGTGGTTTAGTTTTAGGCTTCGGAGAAAATGATTTTTTATTTTCATTTATAATTTCAGGTGGAATTGAAGAGTTTTTGAAACTGTTTCTTTTATATTATACAATATTCAATCATCATGTTTTTGATTCACCCTATGATGGGATCGTTTATGGTGTATCCATCTCATTAGGATTTGCAACTTTGGAAAATATAATCTATGCATTTTCTTATTCAGCTTCTTTTACTACATTGTTGCTAAGAGGGTTGCTGCCAATTTCAGGACATGCAATATTTGGTGTAATTATGGGATTTTATATAAGTAAGGCTAAGTTCCTTTCACAAAAGAAATATTTATGTTTAGCCTTGGCTCTTCCTGTATTATGGCATGGATCATTTGATTATATTATGCTTGCTTTTCAAACGAATTTATTGATGATTTTAATTGTCTTTATGGTTTTTTTATGGATTAAAGGGTTAAGAAAAGTTAAGCAGGCAAATCATTATTCAACATCGTTTAATATGACTGCGGAGAAAAAGTTTGAAGTGTAA
- a CDS encoding Glu/Leu/Phe/Val dehydrogenase, producing MNKTDNILYSTQTVIKEALTNLGFGEDMFDLLKEPLRLFKVRIPVMMDDGKVHVFTGFRAQHNDAVGPTKGGVRFHPDVTEDEVKALSIWMTLKCGITDIPYGGGKGGIICDPRKMSFKELERLSRGYVRAISQVVGPSKDIPAPDVMTNSQIMAWMLDEYSRIREFDSPGFITGKPLVLGGSHGRETATAKGVSIMIKEALKKKNIAIQDARVIIQGFGNAGSYLAKFMHEAGAKVVGISDVLGGLYDPNGLDIDFLIDRRDSFGTVTNLFKKTISNQELLEMDCDILVPAAIENQITIHNAEKIKASILVEAANGPTTLEATQILTDKGVLLIPDVLASAGGVIVSYFEWVQNNQGYYWSEKEVHEKLEDIMVRALDKIYQTHTSRGVNMRLAAYMMGVRKVAEAVKYRGWI from the coding sequence TTGAATAAAACAGATAACATACTATACTCTACACAAACAGTTATTAAGGAAGCATTGACAAATTTAGGTTTTGGGGAAGATATGTTTGATTTATTAAAGGAGCCTCTAAGATTATTTAAAGTCCGAATCCCAGTAATGATGGATGATGGTAAAGTACATGTGTTTACTGGTTTTAGAGCGCAGCATAATGATGCTGTTGGCCCAACAAAAGGTGGAGTTAGATTTCATCCAGATGTAACTGAGGATGAAGTAAAAGCACTATCTATTTGGATGACTTTAAAATGTGGTATAACAGACATTCCGTACGGCGGAGGAAAAGGTGGGATTATTTGCGATCCTCGTAAAATGTCGTTCAAAGAATTGGAAAGATTAAGCAGGGGTTATGTCCGTGCGATTAGTCAGGTTGTTGGTCCTTCAAAAGATATTCCCGCACCTGATGTGATGACAAATTCACAAATCATGGCATGGATGCTTGATGAATACAGTAGAATTAGAGAATTTGATTCACCAGGATTCATTACTGGTAAACCTCTTGTGCTTGGTGGCTCTCATGGTCGTGAAACTGCTACAGCCAAGGGTGTATCCATTATGATCAAAGAAGCATTGAAGAAAAAAAATATTGCAATTCAAGATGCGAGAGTTATTATACAAGGATTTGGAAATGCTGGGAGTTATCTTGCCAAGTTTATGCATGAAGCTGGAGCCAAAGTTGTAGGGATTTCTGATGTTCTTGGGGGTTTATATGACCCTAATGGGCTTGATATTGATTTTTTAATTGATAGAAGAGATTCATTTGGAACAGTAACAAACTTATTTAAAAAAACGATCTCAAATCAAGAGCTGCTTGAAATGGACTGTGATATTCTTGTACCTGCTGCAATTGAAAATCAAATTACAATCCATAACGCAGAGAAGATAAAAGCAAGTATACTGGTAGAAGCAGCAAATGGACCTACCACATTAGAAGCAACTCAAATATTGACAGATAAAGGAGTCTTGCTAATTCCAGATGTTCTCGCAAGTGCAGGGGGTGTCATTGTATCTTACTTTGAATGGGTTCAAAATAACCAAGGATATTATTGGAGTGAAAAAGAAGTTCATGAGAAATTAGAGGATATTATGGTAAGAGCTTTAGACAAAATATATCAAACACATACATCAAGAGGTGTTAACATGCGCCTAGCAGCTTATATGATGGGAGTACGCAAGGTGGCTGAAGCCGTAAAATACAGAGGCTGGATTTAA
- a CDS encoding flagellar brake protein, translating into MKLKIGQKLFLEIGEPTEEQDKKEAPFYKTRISDIQNDYISIETPIDENGEDIYLYDGDEIFVRFNSEDDVKYAFSSFVIGTKKEIIEQIMLKKPSPNEIIHIDDRNYLRVPAELEIAVQLSNHVRFLAKTIDISGGGLAFICEEKIQIQNSINCWLLIKHKNELIQHIPFEGVIIRTMKIDSEKTKVMVYYQNIDEEDRRAIIRYCFDRQFELRKK; encoded by the coding sequence TTGAAATTAAAAATTGGTCAAAAACTTTTTTTAGAAATTGGTGAGCCTACTGAGGAACAGGATAAAAAAGAAGCACCTTTTTATAAAACAAGAATTTCTGATATTCAGAATGATTATATCTCTATAGAAACTCCAATAGATGAAAATGGAGAAGATATTTATTTATATGATGGAGATGAAATATTTGTACGCTTTAATTCTGAGGATGATGTGAAATATGCTTTTTCTTCATTTGTAATCGGAACAAAAAAAGAAATAATTGAGCAGATTATGCTTAAAAAACCATCTCCAAATGAAATCATACATATTGATGATCGTAATTATTTAAGAGTTCCTGCAGAGTTGGAGATCGCAGTACAACTTTCTAATCATGTGCGTTTTCTTGCTAAAACAATTGATATTAGTGGGGGTGGTTTAGCATTTATATGTGAAGAAAAAATTCAGATTCAAAACTCGATTAACTGTTGGTTGCTTATAAAACATAAAAATGAATTAATTCAACACATCCCCTTTGAAGGGGTGATTATAAGGACAATGAAAATAGATTCTGAGAAGACAAAAGTTATGGTTTATTACCAAAATATTGATGAAGAAGACAGGAGAGCGATTATACGTTATTGTTTTGATCGACAATTTGAACTACGGAAAAAATAA